A single genomic interval of Apteryx mantelli isolate bAptMan1 chromosome 19, bAptMan1.hap1, whole genome shotgun sequence harbors:
- the PIK3R6 gene encoding phosphoinositide 3-kinase regulatory subunit 6: MESAEVESDILRRVRTLLRELDGHHPAFQCDRGMLRWTLHKKIDQNPNNSSILVGILVKELERAERSDYRHYIIPLLHTLMYALIKAPCISEDLCSRVYDFCKKLLTLPKPFCTIGLDYAVRLKMERTAPGMLYQRMVISEQSLKSDPYPYQEKVFIFADPELLSEAICNALVTDTEAAQVSQSPRACMSYVIIHAMLAGLGEGCDISGLKRSLQDMPASDVEHWFRQVVVAVECTGNEVNADRSQHMARLEEIYRAVLGSVPAGDTPLGELQGIPLPNPNISFHLWTEDDQLWKELVLFIRPLSQSCEPDLLSQDLDNFEIQDIISDCECCKQTRFSVLSTDSGIERDLPAAAEESVAPCRAETEQSRLQRKGGIKKKASPLESVAFLQAGCNSPGAKQVMKPQRRSGITPEPVALLQRQHTARIVLLGDDRILGRLAQAYHSLRKRETRRVFLTPRLNLQFYHIPVVTGQPNTLAVAVSLGPNCPAAGREELCEVAGYLGRADPWYESNINTLCHMIPKLATMPSSPSKHLVTDLFLTDVIAYYVRMGIQPVCFQVYAVKIFFNDPAQEPAEDVFLTELLTSMQESISHRELAMSKKKMTLDGPGIDLTVTYRKVVVSDRVKEVAMSLRSTGLVMKAIPADEAEDLVCLNVNITEIIKSNNLSGRSFSAVANRLKTHSIKIRSTEQRPFTLCLDKDSRRAYRNVISVEVSPCLEPSYCLQKTRTMKFSLHEAEDVGLVKYMPKSLLLPINTFAGVIQ, translated from the exons ATGGAGAGCGCAG AGGTGGAGTCGGACATCCTGCGCCGTGTGCGTACCCTGCTGCGAGAGCTGGACGGACACCACCCAGCCTTCCAGTGTGACCGAG GGATGCTGCGATGGACCTTGCATAAGAAGATTGATCAGAATCCCAATAACAGCTCCATCCTGGTTGGGATCCTGGTGAAAGAGCTGGAAAGG gctgaaagaagtgACTACAGACATTACATCATCCCCTTGCTGCATACACTGATGTATGCATTGATAAAG gcTCCCTGCATCTCTGAAGATCTTTGCAGCAGAGTGTATGATTTCTGTAAgaagctgctcaccctgcccaAACCTTTCTGTACCATTGGTTTGGACTATGCTGTCAGGCTGAAAATGGAAAGGACAGCCCCAG GTATGTTGTACCAAAGAATGGTGATTTCCGAACAAAGTCTTAAAAGTGACCCGTACCCTTATCAGGAAAA GGTTTTCATCTTTGCAGATCCGGAGCTGCTCTCCGAAGCCATCTGCAATGCGCTAGTCACCGACACCGAGGCTGCTCAGGTTTCCCAGAGTCCCCGGGCGTGCATGTCTTACGTGATCATCCATGCCATGCTGGCAGGCCTGGGTGAGGGCTGTGACATCAGTGGCTTAAAGAGGAGCCTGCAG GATATGCCCGCGAGCGATGTAGAGCACTGGTTCCGGCAAGTGGTGGTGGCAGTCGAATGTACAGGAAACGAGGTGAATGCAGACCGCAGCCAGCACATGGCGAGGCTGGAGGAGATTTACCGTGCTGTTCTTGGCTCCGTGCCAGCAG GTGACACTCCCTTAGGAGAGCTCCAGGGTATCCCTCTGCCCAACCCCAACATCAGCTTTCACCTCTGGACAGAAGACGACCAGCTCT GGAAGGAATTGGTGCTGTTCATCCGCCCGCTGTCACAGAGCTGCGAGCCGGACCTGCTGAGCCAGGATCTGGACAACTTTGAAATCCAGGACATCATTTCGGACTGTGAGTGCTGCAAGCAGACCCGCTTCTCCGTGCTCTCCACTGACAGTGGCATCGAGCGGGACCTACCCGCAGCGGCTGAGGAGTCCGTAGCGCCTTGCAGAGCTGAGACAGAGCAATCCCGGCTCCAAAGGAAGGGTGGCATTAAGAAAAAGGCGTCCCCGTTGGAGAGCGTGGCCTTCCTGCAGGCTGGCTGCAACAGTCCTGGGGCAAAGCAGGTGATGAAGCCGCAGAGGAGGTCAGGCATCACCCCAGAGCCTGTggccctgctgcagagacaacaCACTGCCCGCATCGTGCTGCTAGGGGATGACAGGATCCTGGGGCGCTTGGCCCAAGCATACCACTCATTGAG gAAACGAGAAACACGACGAGTTTTCCTGACTCCAAGGCTGAACCTGCAGTTCTACCACATCCCGGTTGTGACAGGGCAACCAAATACATTGGCTGTTGCGGTGAGTTTGGGCCCA AACTGCCCTGCCGCTGGCCGTGAGGAGCTCTGCGAGGTGGCTGGGTACCTGGGCCGAGCTGACCCGTGGTACGAGAGCAACATCAACACGCTGTGCCACATGATTCCCAAACTGGCCACCATG CCTTCCTCTCCGAGTAAGCATCTTGTGACTGATCTGTTCCTCACTGATGTGATCGCGTACTATGTCCGCATGGGCATCCAGCCTGTCTGCTTCCAAGTGTATGCTGTGAAG ATTTTCTTCAACGACCCAGCGCAGGAGCCGGCTGAGGATGTGTTCCTCACAGAGCTGCTCACCAGCATGCAGGAGAGCATCTCCCATAGAG AATTAGCCATGTCCAAGAAGAAAATGACATTGGATGGCCCTGGCATAGATCTCACAGTAACATACAGAAAG GTAGTGGTGAGTGACCGGGTGAAGGAGGTAGCAATGTCCCTGCGCTCCACGGGTCTGGTGATGAAAGCCATCCCTGCCGATGAGGCCGAAG ATCTGGTGTGCCTGAATGTGAACATCACTGAAATCATCAAGAGCAACAACTTGTCAGGGAGGTCATTCTCA GCTGTGGCAAACAGGTTGAAAACACACAGTATCAAAATCAGGAGCACAGAACAGAGGCCCTTCACGCTGTGTCTGGACAAGGACAGCAGAAGAGCTTATAGGAATGTGATCAG CGTGGAAGTGTCTCCTTGCCTAGAGCCCAGCTACTGCTTGCAAAAGACAAGGACAATGAAATTCAGCCTGCACGAAGCAGAGGATGTGGGGCTCGTGAAATACATGCCCAAGTCTCTGCTGTTGCCCATCAACACGTTTGCAGGCGTCATCCAGTGa
- the MFSD6L gene encoding major facilitator superfamily domain-containing protein 6-like translates to MGPSRQWDVRGALAASGLFRFLHSAAGGCAAPFLTLYLRHLGLPAALVGVVVGVKHLVGAAWAPLGSCYAKRHRRRRALVAGALLCSAAAGLLLTLVPPATPVTAQRLCGGSAGGRGAANTSAGTAASATPREAARATGATRARPTPAGSARHGAGLAPYGPLLPGLEKETSSPPALVVDLADGAEKSLPVSENSKFPSFQTHLPTVGGAYVSKNLSGRWKEAQDVSFEIVQNTIFHNREHQIFLMVLGAVVLWELSASPLERTVDESLYEYLDFVDATDRYGKLWIWGYLGASGGACSIAVFVDQLSCFLSSNVSRLTVHFYGYALLITLSLLASVFLPTHFPKKTKHTNKTAKALNLIGGDGRAILSAVTVFLTGAAGSTVQNFLFWQMQDQGSGETYMGLAVAVGLIAELVLYFFKSKLLRTLSSSGVVALSLGCLAAQLLYYSFLWNAWSVLPIQVLSAFSNGALWWAVNLTVDEVATPGMERSLHALLRGLSHGGGAGLGSLAGGFVVATFGLAVLYRACCVCLALWLCLFLIVQSKLPRQKKINYSRLLAADSSDASDSDEEKERDWLVKAMKDDSFSRNW, encoded by the coding sequence atgGGGCCGAGCCGGCAGTGGGACGTCCGCGGAGCCCTGGCGGCGTCCGGCCTCTTCCGCTTTCTGCAcagcgcggcgggcggctgcGCGGCGCCGTTCCTCACGCTGTACCTGCGCCACCTGGGGCTGCCGGCCGCGCTCGTGGGCGTCGTCGTGGGGGTGAAGCACCTGGTCGGCGCCGCCTGGGCTCCGCTGGGCTCCTGCTACGCGAAGAGGCACCGCAGGAGGAGGGCGCTGGTGGCCGGCGCCCTGCtctgctcggcggcggcgggcctgCTGCTCACGCTCGTGCCCCCCGCGACGCCGGTCACGGCGCAGCGGCtctgcggcggcagcgcgggcggccgcggggccgcgaaCACCAGCGCGGGCACCGCCGCCAGCGCGACGCCTCGGGAAGCGGCAAGAGCGACCGGGGCGACGCGCGCAAGGCCGACGCCGGCGGGGTCGGCCCGCCACGGAGCAGGCCTTGCGCCCTACGGACCCTTGCTCCCTGGGCTCGAGAAGGAAACGAGCAGTCCGCCTGCTCTTGTGGTGGATCTTGCTGATGGTGCTGAAAAAAGCCTTCCCGTTAGTGAAAACAGTAAGTTCCCTTCGTTTCAAACCCATCTTCCTACTGTTGGAGGTGCTTATGTCTCCAAAAACCTTTCGGGTCGCTGGAAAGAGGCTCAAGATGTCAGCTTTGAGATAGTGCAAAACACCATCTTTCACAACAGAGAGCaccagatttttttaatggtgcTGGGTGCTGTCGTGCTTTGGGAGCTGTCGGCTTCCCCTCTTGAACGGACAGTCGATGAGAGTCTCTATGAATATCTTGACTTCGTCGATGCGACTGACAGGTATGGAAAGCTGTGGATTTGGGGTTACTTGGGTGCATCCGGAGGAGCCTGCAGCATCGCCGTATTTGTGGATCAGCTGAGTTGCTTCCTCAGCAGTAACGTCTCGCGCCTCACCGTCCATTTCTATGGGTATGCTCTCCTGATAACGCTGTCGTTGCTTGCCAGCGTCTTTCTTCCGACCCACTTTCCCAAGAAAACCAAGCATACGAACAAAACTGCCAAAGCCCTGAACCTTATAGGCGGTGATGGCCGAGCAATCCTCTCTGCCGTGACCGTCTTCCTCACTGGCGCGGCTGGGTCCACAGTGCAGAACTTTCTCTTCTGGCAGATGCAGGACCAAGGCAGCGGTGAGACGTACATGGGGCTCGCCGTGGCTGTTGGGCTAATTGCTGAACTTGTGCTTTATTTCTTCAAAAGCAAGTTGCTGAGGACTCTCTCAAGCAGTGGCGTTGTCGCGCTGAGCCtcggctgcctggcagcacagctcCTGTACTACTCGTTCCTGTGGAATGCATGGTCGGTTCTCCCTATCCAGGTTTTGTCTGCCTTTAGTAATGGTGCTCTGTGGTGGGCCGTTAACCTGACAGTCGATGAGGTCGCCACTCCCGGCATGGAGAGATCCCTGCACGCTCTCCTCCGAGGCCTCTCGCACGGCGGAGGAGCAGGCCTGGGGAGCTTGGCAGGGGGATTCGTGGTGGCGACCTTCGGCCTGGCGGTTTTGTACAGGGCGTGCTGCGTGTGCCTGGCACTCTGGCTGTGCCTGTTC